A portion of the Canis lupus baileyi chromosome 38, mCanLup2.hap1, whole genome shotgun sequence genome contains these proteins:
- the LOC140626717 gene encoding olfactory receptor 10J1-like — protein sequence MKSENHTVVGEFVLQGFSSFREHQIILFVIFLTLYLLTLAGNVIIVTVIGSARHLHTPMYFFLSVLSVSETVYTLVIVPRMLCSLMGLSRRISRAGCATQMFFFITLAINNCFLLTAMGYDRYVAICDPLRYTVVMSKRVCALLVWGAFSIGLLVAIIQISSVFRLPFCDREVAHYFCDIRPVMELSCADTTLHDIINFIISSLVIVVPMGLVFVSYVLIISTILKISSAQGRKKAFATCASHLIVVIVHYGCASIAYLKPKSENTRDEDQLISVTYTVITPLLNPVVYTLRNKEVKDALHRAINKNPHA from the coding sequence ATGAAGAGCGAGAACCACACCGTGGTGGGTGAGTTCGTTCTCCAGGGCTTTTCCAGCTTTAGAGAACACCAGATCATCCTCTTTGTCATATTTCTTACCTTGTACCTTTTGACTCTGGCTGGCAATGTCATCATCGTGACGGTTATTGGCTCTGCCCGtcacctccacacccccatgtacttcttccttagCGTCCTCTCCGTGTCCGAGACAGTGTACACGCTGGTCATTGTACCGCGGATGCTCTGCAGCCTTATGGGTCTCAGCCGACGCATCTCACGGGcgggctgtgccacccagatgttcTTCTTCATCACCTTGGCCATCAACAACTGCTTCCTGCTCACGGCCATGGGCTACGACCGCTACGTGGCCATCTGCGACCCCCTGCGGTACACGGTCGTCATGAGCAAGAGGGTGTGTGCCCTGCTCGTATGGGGCGCTTTCAGCATTGGGCTGCTGGTGGCCATAATTCAGATTTCCTCCGTGTTCAGGCTGCCCTTTTGTGACAGAGAAGTGGCCCATTATTTCTGTGACATCCGCCCAGTTATGGAACTCTCCTGTGCAGACACCACTCTACACGACATCATTAACTTTATCATCAGCTCCCTGGTTATCGTGGTGCCCATGGGGCTGGTCTTCGTCTCCTACGTCCTCATCATCTCCACCATCCTCAAGATCAGCTCTGCCCAGGGCCGGAAGAAGGcctttgccacctgcgcctcccacCTCATCGTGGTCATCGTCCACTACGGCTGCGCCTCCATCGCCTACCTCAAGCCCAAGTCGGAGAACACCAGGGATGAGGACCAGCTGATCTCGGTGACCTACACGGTCATCACCCCGCTGCTGAACCCGGTGGTGTACACCCTGAGGAACAAGGAGGTCAAGGATGCTCTGCACCGTGCTATCAACAAAAATCCTCATGCCTAG